The Arachis ipaensis cultivar K30076 chromosome B10, Araip1.1, whole genome shotgun sequence DNA window ACCTATTTATCAAACCTCTTGTAGAGCAGTGTGTGTCCTGATTCCACTCACTGTTCATGTTGTTCTTGAAGACTCGTATGGTCCCTTAAGACTTAAGAGGGGGAATCAACAATAGCTTTCTACCCGCACGTGTAAAGGTTAGTTCTTCCTCGGCAGTAGATGAAGCAGTTCTGGTGTACATCATGGTTGTAGAGCCTAAAATGTCACCCCCAAATCCACATGCCTTAAAAAACAACCTGCGTAAAAAATTGAGGACATAACTTGCTATTCACAAAGGAATAAGATTGTGCACTCTAGGAGGAGTTGAGGAAAGTTGAAACCTCTCGTTCTCGGTGCAAAGGGCTGCTATGTCATAAACACCTCTATTTATAAGCATTCTGCAAAAATATGCAATATTAACTAACGTATAATATTGATCTGTAAACCAAAAAGTAAGTGAAATTATTACCGTCTTACTTTTTAAGTCTTTAACAACCAACTTCATATGTTTTCTTTTTTCCCCAAGGTTTAGGCCaaaaaaagggaaaagagaaGTATCTTATTTTCATCTTTTCGCAGCACGCAATCCATATataagtgca harbors:
- the LOC107620813 gene encoding serotonin N-acetyltransferase 1, chloroplastic, with translation MDDLVECVTPVTPSDGELVGFGRAVSDCGLTASIYDVMVIPSLRRMGIGRVILKRIVRMLINRGVYDIAALCTENERLFFKACGFGGDILGSTTMMYTRTASSTAEEELTFTRAGRKLLLIPPLKS